A window from Citrus sinensis cultivar Valencia sweet orange chromosome 3, DVS_A1.0, whole genome shotgun sequence encodes these proteins:
- the LOC127901485 gene encoding wall-associated receptor kinase-like 2 isoform X2 yields the protein MKLFTSKDLETATDNYYANRILGQGGQGIVYKGMLADGGIVAIKKSKILDENNLEQFINEVVILSQINHRNVVKLLECCLETEVPLLVYEFILNGSLDQYIHYESEEFPITWEMRLRIAVEVSGALSYLHSAASIPIYHRDIKSANILLDDKYRAKVSDFGASRSITVDQTHLTTQVQGSFGYLDPEYFRSSHFTDKSDVYSFGVVLVELLTGQKPIRSTVAEEDKSLARYFILAMKENRLFEVLDDRVLKEAEKEEIITVATLAKRCLNLNGKKRPTMKEVAFELRGIRESIGASILQQNCEETDFVDGDITGHDFERDSSSSGSTLNSVSVSVDADPLISNKW from the coding sequence ATGAAGTTATTTACTTCAAAAGATTTGGAGACGGCCACCGACAACTACTATGCCAATCGGATCCTTGGTCAAGGAGGCCAAGGTATTGTATACAAAGGAATGTTAGCAGATGGAGGAATTGTGGCtattaaaaaatccaaaatattgGATGAGAATAATCTCGAGCAATTCATCAATGAGGTAGTAATTTTGTCTCAAATAAACCACAGAAATGTTGTTAAGTTGTTGGAATGTTGCTTGGAGACAGAAGTTCCTCTTTTGGTGTATGAATTTATTCTAAATGGAAGCCTCGATCAATACATACACTACGAATCAGAAGAGTTTCCAATCACATGGGAAATGCGTTTACGCATTGCGGTTGAAGTTTCAGGTGCTCTATCTTATCTGCATTCAGCTGCATCTATTCCTATTTATCATCGAGACATCAAGTCTGCAAACATACTTTTGGACGATAAATATCGAGCTAAAGTTTCAGATTTTGGGGCTTCTAGATCTATCACAGTTGATCAAACTCACTTGACCACTCAAGTACAAGGAAGTTTTGGATATCTAGATCCAGAATACTTTCGATCAAGTCATTTTACTGACAAAAGTGATGTTTACAGTTTCGGAGTAGTTCTTGTTGAGCTTCTAACTGGACAAAAACCTATCCGTTCAACTGTAGCTGAAGAAGATAAAAGTTTAGCAAGATATTTTATCCTAGCAATGAAAGAGAACCGTCTGTTTGAAGTCCTTGATGATCGAGTTCTTAAGGAAGctgagaaagaagaaattattacTGTTGCTACACTCGCAAAAAGATGCTTGAACTTGAATGGGAAGAAAAGACCTACGATGAAAGAAGTGGCATTTGAATTACGGGGTATAAGAGAATCAATTGGAGCTTCCATTTTGCAGCAAAATTGTGAAGAGACTGATTTTGTGGATGGTGACATTACGGGACATGATTTCGAAAGGGATTCATCTTCTAGTGGGTCAACTTTAAATAGTGTCTCAGTTTCTGTGGATGCCGACCctttaatttcaaacaaatgGTGA
- the LOC127900624 gene encoding wall-associated receptor kinase-like 8, whose product MVVHHYLALLQLMFLLLWPNKASKDLCQSDCGNVTIIYPFGIGDGCYFDKSFEVFCDYSSGSPKAFLAGINNLQVLDGYVYDPYTSFDVYMMRVYIPVMKSSNLTSNDKGVSLSGSPFTFSRSRNRFTAIGCNNYSAIIKRHNDSSVFGGCLSISTCDPALNPSCYDFLCTLPQNITQVFNAEISNFYSKSIPQKCHSVSMVEEDWINSKYLKNPHDLKDHGQVPALLEWAKGRGYCYEEYNSKTTRNKDNRCLIQLSSVSRDECFAQLTRAALRQLCRILLSKPRDSRTREERAIEPKKLVLHKERLQCLLDTNA is encoded by the coding sequence ATGGTTGTTCATCATTATCTGGCGTTGTTGCAATTGATGTTTTTGCTATTATGGCCAAACAAAGCTTCAAAAGATTTATGTCAATCTGATTGTGGGAATGTCACTATCATTTACCCCTTCGGAATCGGAGACGGTTGCTACTTTGATAAGAGTTTTGAAGTATTCTGCGATTACTCCTCTGGCTCCCCAAAAGCTTTTCTTGCGGGCATCAACAACCTGCAAGTATTGGACGGTTATGTTTATGATCCATATACTTCTTTTGATGTATACATGATGAGGGTATACATTCCTGTAATGAAGAGCAGTAACCTGACAAGCAATGATAAAGGGGTCAGTCTATCAGGTAGCCCTTTTACATTTTCCCGGTCGCGCAATAGATTCACTGCCATAGGTTGCAACAACTATTCTGCGATTATTAAGCGACACAATGATTCATCCGTTTTTGGTGGGTGCCTTTCGATTAGCACTTGTGATCCTGCTCTTAACCCCAGTTGCTACGATTTCCTATGCACCCTGCCTCAAAATATTACTCAGGTTTTCAATGCAGAAATATcgaatttttattctaaaagtATTCCTCAGAAATGCCACTCTGTTTCCATGGTTGAAGAAGATTGGATCAACTCAAAGTACCTGAAGAATCCTCACGATTTGAAAGATCACGGACAAGTTCCTGCACTGTTGGAGTGGGCTAAGGGTAGAGGATATTGTTATGAAGAATATAATTCGAAAACTACTCGTAACAAGGACAATAGATGTTTAATACAATTAAGCTCAGTGTCACGGGATGAGTGTTTTGCGCAGCTAacccgtgcggcacttagacaactttgcCGAATATTGCTAAGTAAGCCTAGAGATTCTCGaacaagagaagagagagcaaTTGAGCCAAAGAAACTTGTATTGCACAAAGAGAGATTACAGTGCTTGTTGGATACAAATGCTTAA